GTCAATATTATATACTGTCTTTGAAAATAAAGAGAAAAAAATCACAAATCAAATTAATGGGAGAGAAATAATATGAGATATAGAGTTGTTTTAGAGGAAATGAATAAGAAAAAGAATAAAGTTGAAGTGAAAACCGTAACTTGCCATGTAGGAGTAAAGGGTAATATTGAGGAATACGCTAACTATTATTCGTATGACAATAAGTCAACAATTGTAAGTATCTATAAGTAGATTATTATAAGGGGCTCTGCCTCTTTTTTTATTATTTGGGAAATTATACCGCAAGAGGCATCAAAATATTCGAAATGGGATACTTTGGTTGTGACTAATTGGACGCAGCATAACGTTGCTTTTTTTTATTTTAAAAAGGAAATTTAAATTTTTGTTTAATAAAGTTATGGTATATACTTAGAGTATTGTTTATATTTTAACTCGGAAATTCAAGGAGGAATTTATGAAAAAAATTATATTTTTATTTTTAATTATCTTTAGTGTTATAACCTTTGGAAAGAAGCCGCTAGTGGTTGGAATGGAACTGGCTTATCCCCCATTTGAAACTACCGATAAATATGGCAATCCAAGTGGTTTTAGTGTAGATATGGCTACAGATTTAGGCAAGTATCTGGGTAGAGAAGTTGTCATAGAGAATATGGGATATGGAGGTCTTATCCCCGCATTAAAAACTAAAAAAATCGATATTATCTTATCATCTATGAGTATCACAGAGAGAAGAAAGAGATCTATCAACTTTTCCACCCCCTATGCAAAATCAAATCTTGCAATTTTAGCCAACCAAAAGAGCGGGATAAAGGATCCCATGGATCTGAATAAAGAAGGCAGGAAAATAGCCGTAAAGAAAGGAACTACCGGCCATGTAGTAGCTATGAAGGTTTTCCCAAAGGCTGATATTTTAGTCTTTGATAAAGAAAGTGCCTGCATCCTGGAAGTTACCCAGGGAAAGGTGGATGGTTTTATATATGACCCACTGACAATTTTAAAAAATTGGAAGAAAAACAAAAATACTACTGAACCTATCTTAAAACCCTTTGAGGAAACTCCTCAATATTGGGCCATTGCATACAACAAAAATAACAATGAATTAGGGAAACAAATAAATAAGTTTATAGAGAGTTATAAGAAAAATGGAAGTTTAGATAGATTAGCTGACAAATATCTTGCTGAACCTAAAGAGGAATTTGAAAAAAGAAATATCCCTTTTTTCTTTTAAAATATGAAAATTAAGGATTTATTCTATGCCAAAGATGAGAAATTCAACATAACTTTGTCAGCAAAAATAGTTAATATTACACTCCTCTTAATCATAGGAATTATATTTTGGAACTATGCTTTCAGCAGATTAAATTACGAATCCCAGGGATTTTCTGTCTTTTTAGAGTTCAAATATAAATTTATCTTTGGTTTTTTTATAACCATTATGATCTCTATATTTTCTTTGATTTGCAGTCTGATCATCGGCAGCCTTTTAGCTATGGGTCAAAAAAGCAGATTTCTGCCCCTTCATTATTTTACCAAGATTTTTATTGAGATAATAAGAGGGACCCCTCTTATTGTCCAAGTTTATCTTTTTTTCTATGTGGTTGGAACAGCCTTAGATATAAATAACCGGTACCTTATGGGGGTCCTTATTATGGCTACCTTTTCTGGTGCATACGTTGCAGAGATTATCAGAGGCGGGATCGACAGCATCGACAAAACACAGATTGAATCAGCCAAAGCTTTGGGCTTTACCAATTTTCAAAAATATAGATATATCATCCTGCCACAGGTTATAAAGAGGGTTATGCCTCCCCTTGCAGGACAGTTTGCATCCCTTATCAAGGATTCATCCCTTCTATCTATAATTGCAGTAAATGAATTCACAAAAAATGTCCAAGAGGTGGATTCCATCACATTTACTCCCATTGAAAATTATGCCGTCTTAGCTGTGGGATATATCTTGTTGACTTATCCTATCTCCCACCTGTCAAAAAAATTAGAAAAGAGGTTTTCATATGGAGATTAATATATCAAATTTAAAAAAAATATACGGTGATCAGGTTGTTCTAAATAATTTGGAATTAGATATAAAAGGTGTCCATTCCTTAGTCATCATAGGTCCTTCCGGGGGTGGAAAATCCACCCTCCTGCGGATCTTAGCAGGCTTAGAAATTCCCGAAGAAGGAAATATCACCATAAACAACAGACCCCTGTCATTTAAGGAAGCAGATCTTTGCAACTACAGGAAAACTATCGGAATGGTATTCCAGGCATTTAATCTTTTCCCCCACCTGTCAGCCATGAACAACATCACCCTGCCACTGGAAAAAGTACATAAAATAAAGAAGGATGAAGCTAACCTTCGTGCCAGAACTCTATTGGACAGATTTCAATTGGGAGAACATGGTCATAAATATCCTTCCCAGCTATCAGGGGGACAGCAACAACGGGTAGCTATAGCACGTGCTGTTGCTCTTGATTCTCAATTTTTGCTTTTAGATGAGCCTACTTCAGCATTGGACCCGGCTCTGACCTCTGAGGTCTTAGACAGCATTTTAGAATTGAAAAAAGAGAAAAAAGATTTGATCTTAGTCACCCATGAGATGGGGTTTGCCAGAAATGTAGCTGACTATATTCTCTTTATCGACCAAGGGAAAGTTTTAGAAGCAGGAGAGGCTGGCCCACTCTTTAGCAATCCTCAGACACCGGAATTAAAAGAATTTTTAGGAAAAACATTGAAATATTAAAAAAAAGGATACTTTTTCATTGAGAATGAAAAAGTATCCTTTTTTTATTCCAATCCCCTATGACAGCTTTTTTATCTCTATCCCCTTCTCCTCATATATTAATCTAGCCAGATATTCCCTGTCTGTATAAAATAACACCTTCTTCTTTTTAGTGTGTTTTTTTATAAAATATTCTACCCTGCAGGCCTGGGATTTCGTTTTTGTCTCCCAGAGAGAAAAGAGCTCAAAGGGTCCCCTTCCCCGGGTGTATTTAGCACCCTCTCCGCGCCTATGAGCCTCCATTCTTTTCTCTACATCATTGGTTATCCCTGTGTAGACACTTCCATCTCCACACCCCAGCATATACACAAAATACATCCATTCACCTCTGTTTTTCAACTAAATTTTTACAAAAACATCCATTACTTAAGTTTTTCCCACTGTTTTTTTATCGACAAATAAAGTATAATATAAGTCTATACCAATTGTAAAGATTGGGGTTTATTGTATTTTATCAGGAGGATTTTTTATGGATGAATTTAGCTGCGGGAGGCTGCAGAAAGCTAAAAATTTAACCCTTATATTGGCTTTTGCCGTTTTAAGCGTTTTTACCTATTTTGTTATTATCGACAAGACAAACATTATTATCGGATTAAAAAATATAGTTACATCCCCTTCAACACTCATAACAGATTTCTTGGTTATCGGCGGGTTAGGAGCTACATTTTTAAATGCATTTAGTTTATTTATTTTTAACTTTATCTTGATTAAAAGTTTCAGAGTAAAGATCAGTGGATTGGTTCTGGCTGCCTTTTTTACAGTCTTTGGATTCTCATTCTTTGGAAAAAATATATTTAATGTCCTGCCTATCTATCTCGGCGGAATCATGTATGCCAAGTTTGAGCATTTAGATTTTAAAACAGTCTTACCCACAATCATGTTTACCAGTGCATTGGCACCATTTATCAGTGCCATGGCATTTAGTTCAGGATCATTTGAGGAGGCCTATCTTTTAGCTATGATCTTAGGAATAGTTATAGGATTTATCGCCACTCCCCTAGCCAAAAAGATGGTTTCATTTCATGAAGGATTCAACCTTTATAATTTGGGATTTACCGGCGGACTGTTGGGAGCAGTTATCACCTCCGTCCTCAAGGCTTATGATTTTAATATCGAGCCTCAAAAGCTAATTTCTACTAAATATCATATGGTGCTGTTGATCACTTGTTCCATGGTCTTTTTACTTATGATCTCGGTGGGATTCTATATCAACAAGAATAGTTTTAGTGGTTATAAAGAACTATTAAAATGTGATGGTTTAAAGTCTGATTTTGTAGAAAAATATGGATACGGACTTTCATTTATCAATATGGGAATCAATGGATTTATCTCCATCACCTTCATCCTCCTTGTAGGAGAAACTTTGAGCGGACCCCTCTTAGCAGGGATCTTAACTATCGTTGGTTTTTCTGCCTTTGGAAAACACCCTCTAAACATTACGCCTATCCTGTTTGGTGTTTGGTTAGCCGGTGCAACCACCCAAGTGGATAAATTCGTTTTGGTTCTTTCAGCTCTATTTGGTACTGCCATGGCTCCAATTTCAGGAGTATATGGCCCTCTTTGGGGTGTCGTTGCAGGATGGCTTCATATGTCGGTTGTTAGAAACATTGGTGTTGTTCATGGTGGATTAAACCTATATAACAATGGTTTTTCTGCGGGTATAGTTGCAGGTGTTTTATTACCTGTCATCCGTACTTTTACAAATAGAAAAAATAAGTTTAAAGATAAATATCTCTTAAAACGTCAGGAACTTTATAAAAATCTATATTCAGAAGAAGATTTAGACTGATCTCTTGTTTTTTTCATATATTTAATCTATACTCATACTAATAACCGGGGTTTTATTAAAATAATAAAAAATCTCAGTCAATAATTTTTTTATAGGAGGAGTTTATGGAATTTAAAATTATAGGAATCAAACTGGAAAACAGGAATGAAGCTGCCATCCCTGTGCAAAATACCCTTACAGAATACGGTTGTTATATCAAGGTGAGGTTAGGGCTTCATGATATAGGAGATAACACCTGCTCCCAAGATGGTTTAATTTTATTGGAATTAATTGCTGAAAATCATATCATCGATGAATTTTTAGAAAAATTAAACTCTATTGACGGAACAACAGCTAAAAAAATGTTCATATAAAAATTAAAATAAAAAAGAGGTAGCTATCAAGTAGAAAACTTGATAGCTATCTCTTTTAAGTTAATGTCTTTCCTCTCTCAATGTATTTAGTGTGAAGAAGTTTATGCGCCTTATGCCCTCCAGGGCCATCGGTTAAAAATTTCCCGTATAACTCTATTACAGCTTCATTTTTATAAGATTTTTTTATCTCAGAATCCCTGTCTTCCCCATAAATTGCCCTGGCTCTAGCCTTTCTTATCTCCTCATTTGTAGGTATAGGCTGGCCACCACCACCCAGACACCCTCCCGGACAAGCCATAAATTCTATAAAATGACATTCACTGAACTCTCCCCCAGCTTCTATATTTTCCAGAACTCTTTTAGCATTGGCAGTCCCATGGCACACAGCTACCTTCAGGGTAACTCCCTTTAAAAACTCAAAATCTTCAAAATGAGATTTTAGTAGTTCCGGGACTTCTCCCACCCTGTCAATAGTCAACTCTGCATACTTTATTTTATCAAACCCACGTACTACCTTGATCTCTCCAGCTTCAAATACCGATTCTATCTCTCTTCCTGTAACCAACTCGTAGATGGTTCTTATGCCAGATTCCATCACTCCACCAGTAGCTCCAAAAATAACTCCTGAACCGCTTATACCACCAAAAGGATCATCAAATTCTGATTTTTCTAAGTTAGGCAGATCTAATCCTACCTCCTTAAACATCTTTCCCAGTTCCCTGGTGGTCAATCCATAATCTATGTCCCTGTACCCTGAATCACACATCTCTTCTCTGCCAGCTTCAAATTTTTTAGCTGTACACGGCATCAGAGCTACTGTCACCACATCTTTTGGATCGATATTATTTTTCTCACAATAATAAGTTTTTATGATACTTCCAAACATCTGCTGAGGGCTCTTGGCAGTGGATAGATTGTCTATATATTTGGGATTGAAATGTTCCAAATATTTTACCCATCCTGGAGAACATGACGTAAACTGCGGTAAAGCTTCATCTCCCCCCTCCGTTAAATTTTTTTTCAGCCTCAAAAGAAGTTCCAGTCCCTCCTCTATGATGGTCAGGTCGGCACTAAAACAAGTATCAAATACCATGTCAAATCCGCAATATTTCAGTCCTGTATTCATTTCTAAAGTCAAGCTTTTACCAGGAGCCACTCCAAACAACTCTCCTATTCCTGCTCTAGGAGCCGGGGCTGTTTGGATAACCACATGTTTATTTTTATCTTCCAATGCCTTCCAGACTTCTTCAGTTTGATCTTTTTCATGGAGGGCTCCAGTAGGACACCGATTTACACATTGCCCGCAATTAATGCAAATTACATTCTCCATATTTCTGTCTCCAAAGGTAGAGATGTAAGACCTGTCTCCCCGTTCTTTCACCCCAAAAACTCCTACCTCCTGCAGATCCACACAGCTCC
This is a stretch of genomic DNA from Psychrilyobacter piezotolerans. It encodes these proteins:
- a CDS encoding amino acid ABC transporter ATP-binding protein; amino-acid sequence: MEINISNLKKIYGDQVVLNNLELDIKGVHSLVIIGPSGGGKSTLLRILAGLEIPEEGNITINNRPLSFKEADLCNYRKTIGMVFQAFNLFPHLSAMNNITLPLEKVHKIKKDEANLRARTLLDRFQLGEHGHKYPSQLSGGQQQRVAIARAVALDSQFLLLDEPTSALDPALTSEVLDSILELKKEKKDLILVTHEMGFARNVADYILFIDQGKVLEAGEAGPLFSNPQTPELKEFLGKTLKY
- a CDS encoding [FeFe] hydrogenase, group A encodes the protein MSECRASKAEKIRLACENKEQACEEELVDIIIDGRKRTVKKGTTILEVAKSLGIKIPTLCYHDDLCIAGICRICLVEVVGMETLQASCSYSIERAIEVKTHSHKIRKARRHILDLMLANHVGECYSCIRNGNCELQDLAEDYGITEYPFGHPNKNVKPVDCSSMSIVRDMDKCILCRRCVRSCVDLQEVGVFGVKERGDRSYISTFGDRNMENVICINCGQCVNRCPTGALHEKDQTEEVWKALEDKNKHVVIQTAPAPRAGIGELFGVAPGKSLTLEMNTGLKYCGFDMVFDTCFSADLTIIEEGLELLLRLKKNLTEGGDEALPQFTSCSPGWVKYLEHFNPKYIDNLSTAKSPQQMFGSIIKTYYCEKNNIDPKDVVTVALMPCTAKKFEAGREEMCDSGYRDIDYGLTTRELGKMFKEVGLDLPNLEKSEFDDPFGGISGSGVIFGATGGVMESGIRTIYELVTGREIESVFEAGEIKVVRGFDKIKYAELTIDRVGEVPELLKSHFEDFEFLKGVTLKVAVCHGTANAKRVLENIEAGGEFSECHFIEFMACPGGCLGGGGQPIPTNEEIRKARARAIYGEDRDSEIKKSYKNEAVIELYGKFLTDGPGGHKAHKLLHTKYIERGKTLT
- a CDS encoding amino acid ABC transporter permease, whose amino-acid sequence is MKIKDLFYAKDEKFNITLSAKIVNITLLLIIGIIFWNYAFSRLNYESQGFSVFLEFKYKFIFGFFITIMISIFSLICSLIIGSLLAMGQKSRFLPLHYFTKIFIEIIRGTPLIVQVYLFFYVVGTALDINNRYLMGVLIMATFSGAYVAEIIRGGIDSIDKTQIESAKALGFTNFQKYRYIILPQVIKRVMPPLAGQFASLIKDSSLLSIIAVNEFTKNVQEVDSITFTPIENYAVLAVGYILLTYPISHLSKKLEKRFSYGD
- a CDS encoding GIY-YIG nuclease family protein; protein product: MYFVYMLGCGDGSVYTGITNDVEKRMEAHRRGEGAKYTRGRGPFELFSLWETKTKSQACRVEYFIKKHTKKKKVLFYTDREYLARLIYEEKGIEIKKLS
- a CDS encoding DUF1576 domain-containing protein; this translates as MDEFSCGRLQKAKNLTLILAFAVLSVFTYFVIIDKTNIIIGLKNIVTSPSTLITDFLVIGGLGATFLNAFSLFIFNFILIKSFRVKISGLVLAAFFTVFGFSFFGKNIFNVLPIYLGGIMYAKFEHLDFKTVLPTIMFTSALAPFISAMAFSSGSFEEAYLLAMILGIVIGFIATPLAKKMVSFHEGFNLYNLGFTGGLLGAVITSVLKAYDFNIEPQKLISTKYHMVLLITCSMVFLLMISVGFYINKNSFSGYKELLKCDGLKSDFVEKYGYGLSFINMGINGFISITFILLVGETLSGPLLAGILTIVGFSAFGKHPLNITPILFGVWLAGATTQVDKFVLVLSALFGTAMAPISGVYGPLWGVVAGWLHMSVVRNIGVVHGGLNLYNNGFSAGIVAGVLLPVIRTFTNRKNKFKDKYLLKRQELYKNLYSEEDLD
- a CDS encoding transporter substrate-binding domain-containing protein, whose product is MKKIIFLFLIIFSVITFGKKPLVVGMELAYPPFETTDKYGNPSGFSVDMATDLGKYLGREVVIENMGYGGLIPALKTKKIDIILSSMSITERRKRSINFSTPYAKSNLAILANQKSGIKDPMDLNKEGRKIAVKKGTTGHVVAMKVFPKADILVFDKESACILEVTQGKVDGFIYDPLTILKNWKKNKNTTEPILKPFEETPQYWAIAYNKNNNELGKQINKFIESYKKNGSLDRLADKYLAEPKEEFEKRNIPFFF